A single window of Bombyx mori chromosome 9, ASM3026992v2 DNA harbors:
- the LOC101742671 gene encoding probable inactive allantoicase isoform X1, producing MTENLPTFINLTEFATSNTGGQILFATDDFFAVAENLISDTDPIYIADKYTEYGKWMDGWETRRKRIPGHDWCIIKLAVACVIKGLLLDTAHFTGNNVLKFSIQATILSSEEELQIPPRNTTVGSGASAEDLDRVEEIFSEKWKEIVPVTSLRPGLEVTRYNYVKVFSNKPWTHIRLNIYPDGGIARLRVYGEASPEKPPANELTDLVSMLNGGVNQGYSNAHYSHPRNILKPFKGVSMSDGWETARNQNRPAIIELNEDGTLNVNVSEWAIFKLGFPGSLRRICVDTSHFKGNYPGDVKIEGAYLEKENWFPGDKVGWTSVLKQNPLEGDKEHWFDCESDVITHIKVTISPDGGISRLRTFGYISPF from the exons ATGACTGAAAATTTACCGACGTTTATAAATTTAACTGAATTCGCCACAAGTAAC ACTGGTGGACAAATACTGTTCGCTACAGATGATTTCTTCGCCGTTGCCGAGAATTTAATCTCCGACACGGATCCGATATACATAGCTGATAAATACACGGAGTACGGTAAATGGATGGACGGGTGGGAGACCAGACGGAAGAGGATCCCGGGACACGACTGGTGCATCATCAAGCTTGCTGTGGCTTGTGTTATCAAAG gCTTATTGTTAGACACGGCTCACTTCACAGGCAACAATGTACTGAAGTTTTCCATTCAAGCGACTATATTGTCTTCTGAAG AAGAATTGCAAATCCCACCCAGAAACACGACAGTAGGATCTGGTGCTAGTGCAGAAGATTTAGATAGAGTCGAAGAGATTTTTTCTGAAAAATGGAAAGAGATTGTACCTGTCACTTCTCTTAGACCGGGGCTCGAAGTTACCCGGTATAATTACGTAAAG GTTTTTAGTAATAAGCCCTGGACACATATCCGCTTAAACATTTATCCTGATGGTGGAATCGCCAGATTGAGAGTGTACGGTGAAGCGAGTCCAGAAAAACCACCCGCAAATGAACTAACTGACTTGGTGTCAATGTTGAACGGTGGAGTTAATCAAG GCTATTCCAATGCACACTATAGCCACCCTAGAAATATTTTGAAGCCATTCAAAGGTGTCTCAATGTCTGATGGATGGGAGACAGCCAGGAATCAAAACAGACCAGCAATTATTGAACTGAACGAAGACGGGACGTTAAATGTTAATG TCAGTGAATGGGCAATATTCAAGCTTGGTTTTCCTGGATCACTAAGAAGGATTTGCGTAGACACATCGCATTTCAAGGGAAACTATCCAGGTGATGTGAAAATCGAAGGAGCATATttggaaaaagaaaattggttTCCAGGAGACAAAGTGGGTTGGACTTCCGTTTTAAAACAGAATCCG CTCGAGGGAGACAAGGAGCATTGGTTTGATTGTGAATCTGATGTCATTACTCACATCAAAGTAACAATATCTCCGGACGGCGGGATCAGCAGACTACGGACATTTGGTTACATTTCTCCTTTCTAA
- the LOC101742671 gene encoding allantoicase isoform X2, translating to MTENLPTFINLTEFATSNTGGQILFATDDFFAVAENLISDTDPIYIADKYTEYGKWMDGWETRRKRIPGHDWCIIKLAVACVIKGLLLDTAHFTGNNVLKFSIQATILSSEELQIPPRNTTVGSGASAEDLDRVEEIFSEKWKEIVPVTSLRPGLEVTRYNYVKVFSNKPWTHIRLNIYPDGGIARLRVYGEASPEKPPANELTDLVSMLNGGVNQGYSNAHYSHPRNILKPFKGVSMSDGWETARNQNRPAIIELNEDGTLNVNVSEWAIFKLGFPGSLRRICVDTSHFKGNYPGDVKIEGAYLEKENWFPGDKVGWTSVLKQNPLEGDKEHWFDCESDVITHIKVTISPDGGISRLRTFGYISPF from the exons ATGACTGAAAATTTACCGACGTTTATAAATTTAACTGAATTCGCCACAAGTAAC ACTGGTGGACAAATACTGTTCGCTACAGATGATTTCTTCGCCGTTGCCGAGAATTTAATCTCCGACACGGATCCGATATACATAGCTGATAAATACACGGAGTACGGTAAATGGATGGACGGGTGGGAGACCAGACGGAAGAGGATCCCGGGACACGACTGGTGCATCATCAAGCTTGCTGTGGCTTGTGTTATCAAAG gCTTATTGTTAGACACGGCTCACTTCACAGGCAACAATGTACTGAAGTTTTCCATTCAAGCGACTATATTGTCTTCTGAAG AATTGCAAATCCCACCCAGAAACACGACAGTAGGATCTGGTGCTAGTGCAGAAGATTTAGATAGAGTCGAAGAGATTTTTTCTGAAAAATGGAAAGAGATTGTACCTGTCACTTCTCTTAGACCGGGGCTCGAAGTTACCCGGTATAATTACGTAAAG GTTTTTAGTAATAAGCCCTGGACACATATCCGCTTAAACATTTATCCTGATGGTGGAATCGCCAGATTGAGAGTGTACGGTGAAGCGAGTCCAGAAAAACCACCCGCAAATGAACTAACTGACTTGGTGTCAATGTTGAACGGTGGAGTTAATCAAG GCTATTCCAATGCACACTATAGCCACCCTAGAAATATTTTGAAGCCATTCAAAGGTGTCTCAATGTCTGATGGATGGGAGACAGCCAGGAATCAAAACAGACCAGCAATTATTGAACTGAACGAAGACGGGACGTTAAATGTTAATG TCAGTGAATGGGCAATATTCAAGCTTGGTTTTCCTGGATCACTAAGAAGGATTTGCGTAGACACATCGCATTTCAAGGGAAACTATCCAGGTGATGTGAAAATCGAAGGAGCATATttggaaaaagaaaattggttTCCAGGAGACAAAGTGGGTTGGACTTCCGTTTTAAAACAGAATCCG CTCGAGGGAGACAAGGAGCATTGGTTTGATTGTGAATCTGATGTCATTACTCACATCAAAGTAACAATATCTCCGGACGGCGGGATCAGCAGACTACGGACATTTGGTTACATTTCTCCTTTCTAA
- the LOC101742671 gene encoding allantoicase isoform X3: MDGWETRRKRIPGHDWCIIKLAVACVIKGLLLDTAHFTGNNVLKFSIQATILSSEEELQIPPRNTTVGSGASAEDLDRVEEIFSEKWKEIVPVTSLRPGLEVTRYNYVKVFSNKPWTHIRLNIYPDGGIARLRVYGEASPEKPPANELTDLVSMLNGGVNQGYSNAHYSHPRNILKPFKGVSMSDGWETARNQNRPAIIELNEDGTLNVNVSEWAIFKLGFPGSLRRICVDTSHFKGNYPGDVKIEGAYLEKENWFPGDKVGWTSVLKQNPLEGDKEHWFDCESDVITHIKVTISPDGGISRLRTFGYISPF; encoded by the exons ATGGACGGGTGGGAGACCAGACGGAAGAGGATCCCGGGACACGACTGGTGCATCATCAAGCTTGCTGTGGCTTGTGTTATCAAAG gCTTATTGTTAGACACGGCTCACTTCACAGGCAACAATGTACTGAAGTTTTCCATTCAAGCGACTATATTGTCTTCTGAAG AAGAATTGCAAATCCCACCCAGAAACACGACAGTAGGATCTGGTGCTAGTGCAGAAGATTTAGATAGAGTCGAAGAGATTTTTTCTGAAAAATGGAAAGAGATTGTACCTGTCACTTCTCTTAGACCGGGGCTCGAAGTTACCCGGTATAATTACGTAAAG GTTTTTAGTAATAAGCCCTGGACACATATCCGCTTAAACATTTATCCTGATGGTGGAATCGCCAGATTGAGAGTGTACGGTGAAGCGAGTCCAGAAAAACCACCCGCAAATGAACTAACTGACTTGGTGTCAATGTTGAACGGTGGAGTTAATCAAG GCTATTCCAATGCACACTATAGCCACCCTAGAAATATTTTGAAGCCATTCAAAGGTGTCTCAATGTCTGATGGATGGGAGACAGCCAGGAATCAAAACAGACCAGCAATTATTGAACTGAACGAAGACGGGACGTTAAATGTTAATG TCAGTGAATGGGCAATATTCAAGCTTGGTTTTCCTGGATCACTAAGAAGGATTTGCGTAGACACATCGCATTTCAAGGGAAACTATCCAGGTGATGTGAAAATCGAAGGAGCATATttggaaaaagaaaattggttTCCAGGAGACAAAGTGGGTTGGACTTCCGTTTTAAAACAGAATCCG CTCGAGGGAGACAAGGAGCATTGGTTTGATTGTGAATCTGATGTCATTACTCACATCAAAGTAACAATATCTCCGGACGGCGGGATCAGCAGACTACGGACATTTGGTTACATTTCTCCTTTCTAA